The Lactobacillus sp. ESL0680 genome has a segment encoding these proteins:
- a CDS encoding phosphomevalonate kinase, which yields MITEQAPGKLYIAGEYAVLEQDCPAILVAVNQFIRVSITKSKSTTGLIHSKQYSQDSIHWVRKGTKMVIDNRDNPFEYILAAISYTERYCIEQNVTMEVYDLYVNSDLDSADGKKYGLGSSAAVTVATVKAILHFYNVPFSNELVYKLSAISHYSVQGNGSAGDIAASVYGGWLAYQTFDKSWLTSELTSKTLSEIVNEAWPGLKIQLLTPPEGMHLMIGWSQKPASTSRLVDETNANRAALNGKYQEFLRASRECVLKMITGFEQKNIELIKKQIRVNRGLLQHFAQINQIAIEIPRLSKLINIAESFGGAAKTSGAGNGDCGIVIADGATNVAALESQWQENGIQPLNFHVHQVKLAQ from the coding sequence TTGATCACAGAGCAAGCACCCGGGAAATTATATATTGCTGGTGAATATGCCGTCTTAGAACAAGATTGCCCGGCAATCTTAGTTGCGGTTAACCAGTTTATTCGGGTTTCAATTACTAAAAGTAAATCAACAACGGGCTTAATCCATTCTAAGCAATATTCACAGGATTCGATTCACTGGGTACGTAAAGGTACCAAAATGGTAATTGATAACCGTGATAATCCCTTTGAATATATCCTAGCAGCAATTTCATATACGGAACGTTATTGTATTGAACAAAACGTTACCATGGAAGTCTATGACTTGTACGTTAATTCAGATTTAGATTCAGCTGATGGCAAAAAGTATGGTTTGGGCTCCAGTGCGGCGGTAACAGTCGCAACTGTTAAGGCGATTCTGCACTTTTATAATGTACCTTTTAGCAATGAATTAGTTTATAAATTGTCCGCCATCTCTCACTATTCAGTTCAGGGTAATGGGTCTGCTGGTGATATTGCTGCCAGTGTTTATGGCGGCTGGCTGGCTTACCAAACCTTTGATAAGTCGTGGCTGACTAGTGAATTAACCAGCAAGACATTATCAGAAATCGTTAACGAGGCGTGGCCGGGATTGAAAATCCAATTATTAACGCCACCGGAAGGGATGCACCTAATGATTGGCTGGAGCCAAAAGCCGGCTTCGACATCACGGCTAGTTGATGAAACTAACGCGAATCGTGCTGCTTTAAATGGTAAATATCAAGAATTTTTGCGGGCATCACGCGAATGTGTGTTAAAAATGATTACCGGATTTGAACAAAAAAATATTGAATTGATTAAAAAACAAATCCGGGTCAATCGTGGTTTATTGCAGCATTTTGCCCAAATTAACCAAATTGCAATTGAAATTCCGCGCCTGTCTAAGTTAATCAATATTGCAGAGAGCTTTGGCGGTGCAGCTAAGACTTCTGGCGCTGGTAACGGTGACTGCGGCATTGTAATTGCAGACGGAGCAACCAATGTCGCTGCCTTAGAAAGTCAGTGGCAGGAAAACGGAATTCAACCCCTCAACTTTCACGTGCACCAAGTTAAACTTGCCCAATAG